CTGGTGGAAGACTCGCCAGGGTAGAGAAGCTGTTGACCACCTTCACACTTTCTCGAGGAACAGCCCATGCCCAAACCGATGACCAAGCAATCGCCCCCACCAGCGCCCACTAAAGCGCAACCCATTCATGAGATCCGACTAGGATCTGTCAAAGCAGCCATCTGGGAGAACCGATCCGAGCATGGCACTCGCTTCAACGTCACTCTCGTTCGACTCTACAAGGATGAAGATCAGTGGAAGTCGTCCGACAGTTTTGGACGCGATGATCTGCTCCTGCTGGCCAAGGTAGCCGATCAAGTTCACAGCTGGATTTGTAACCAATTTCAAGCATGAAAAATCTTGCTGGAGAATCAAAGAATTCCTGGCTCGTGAATTTTGAATTTCGAGCCAAAAAGATTTGGAATCCAATTTCACAAGAGTGACGACGTGAAATCACGGGAGACCAAAGAAGATGAAGCGACGTCGCTGGCGTGCGATCGAAATCAGGCTGCTGTGTGAACGCTACACGATCGAAGGACCAAGGCTACTCGCCGCTCAGTTCGGCCGATCGGTCGACTCGGTAACGAGTTTTGCTCGCCGGATCAGGCTCACCACTCCCCGGCAATCGTACCAGCGACGCTCTCGCCGAAAGTCAGCCCGCTGCCATCCTGCGGACGATCTTCACTGACCCACTGCTGCCAGTGTGGCTTGCTACGGTGCACCCTTTCACTTGGAATTGAGAAGTCACGACGCGAATCGTGGCGCTCTTGTTTCGAGTGTATTTAGCCTGGTCGCACTTTGAAGCCACTTGCTCGCAGCTCATGAAAAAGTCTTTGTCCCGCCCGAAACGAGCAGTCCCCTCCGAAGCACCCCAGGGACGCTCGGAGACCGATCGGCGATTACGACAGGCTGATCGTTTGGCTCGTATCCTGCGACTTTTGCAGCTACTGCTCAGTCGCGGGCGATGGACTCGCAAGGATCTCGCTTTGGCACAAGAGTGTTCGGAGCGAACGGTCTATCGAGATCTTCAAGTGCTCGAACTGGCAGGCATTCCGATCCAGCTTGAGCCAGCCGGTTTGTATCGCATTCGGCATGACTTTCGGTTCCCATCACTTCCGCTGTCAGACGACGAAGCACTTGGACAAGCAGTTGCTTCGGTGATTGCTGCGGGACCAGGGCTCGATGTCACTGCCGGTGCAGCTCCGGTGACGAAGAAGATCGTAGCTACGGCTGGCGACGAACTCGCGCGGGTGATGCACGATGCCCAACAACTGATTCTTGTCCTCGATCTCAAGCTGGCCGATCACTCTCGGCATCGAGAAATTCTCCGAACGATCCAGTGGGGACTCATTCACCGCAAACAATTGTCGGGAAGCTATCGCAGTCCCCACGAAGAACATGCTGTAACACTGCAACTTCATCCCTATCGACTTTGTCTTATCAAGCAGGCGTGGTACTTGATCGCAGCTAATCGGGATGATGCCACACCTCGCACCTATCGAGTAGCTCGGTTTCGGACGCTTCGCCAGCTCGAAACATCGGCCCAAGTTCCCGATGGTTTTGATTTGAAAGCCTATTTGGGAAATGCTTGGAGTGTATTTCGAGGGGATACGTCCTACAAAATCGAAGTTCATTTTGCCAAAGCAGCAGCCCGGCTCGTTACCGAAGGAGTTTGGCACTCGACGCAGAAAATTCAAAAGCATCCCAATGGAACGGTTACGCTTAGATTTACAGTCGACGGACTACAAGAGATCCTTCGCTGGATACTCGGCTGGGGAGCCCACGCAGCGGTGATCCAGCCTCCTGAACTTCGTCAACTGGTGCGCGAGCAGTTAGAGCACACTCTACGCATCTACCAGCCATGATCGCCGACCGAGATGCCAATCTGGTGTGTGTTTCCGGTTATCTACCCACACGCCATCCGCAGCTCTTCGCAGAGTTGTCGGCGATCCTCAGGCGTCATGGCGTGCCTCTGCGAATACTCGCCGGCACGAGAGACATTTGGGCCAAGGACTACGCTCCCCTGCAAGTCGCAGCTGAGCGATTTGTGCAGTTCACCTATGCCCCCGATTATCTTCAACACCATCCGGAGCTTCGTACCGAATTTGATTCTGAGCGAGAACTTCCCGAATGTCTTTCGCTTCAACAGTCCCCCGTCATCATCGATGGTGGGAATGTGGTTAGTTCAGGTTTGAAAGCAATTCTTACGGACAAGATTTATCGTGAGAATCAAAATTGGAATCGAGATGCACTTCGAAACTATCTTCGAACAATCTTGGAGCTCGACCAGCTTATCATCGTTCCCAAAGAACCCTACGATCCGATTGGTCACGCGGATGGCATGGTCCGATTCATCGATCGCGATCACGTGCTGATGGCAGACTATGCTGGCATCGACCAACCTTTCGAGCAGAGACTGCTCAAGGTTTTGGAGCGACATCAACTACAGGTCACCAAGCTCCCAGCGTTGCATGTTCAGGAAGCCACAAGAGGCATTCCTTCGGCTGTCGGCTGCTATATCAACTTCCTGGTGACATCGCAGGTGCTCGTGGCTCCTGTGTTTGACCATGCGCTAGATACGGTCGCATTCACGACCCTGCAGCAGGTTTTTCCCGACCTGCCAATCGCTCCCCTCTGCTGCACCGAGCTCGCCCGCGAAGGTGGTGTTTTGAACTGCATCGCGGCATCTTATCGCGTCTGAATCTCTTCGGACCGATGCTCTGACGCAATTATGCACCAGTTGAACAATTGCGCGAGTCACGTTCGCGAAACTACTAGGGTGGTGCATCCACGTCCAAAATTTCGCCCCAGAGAGATAGATAACCACGCGGTATTGAAAGGAGACGAGCCAAATGGTTCCAACCTTCATTAACGGCAGAATCTATTTCAATGGGCAAACCAATGGACAATGAATTGAACGAACAGGATTTGAGCGGCAGCGGAATGATAGCTCAAACTACAACTAGCACATTCAATGGCAAGGGCCCAGATGCTCCCGTGGCTTGGTATGGCGGCAAGTACTATCTCGCCCGCTGGATCATCGAACTCCTGCCCGATCATCGTGTCTACGTCGAACCGTATGGCGGCATGGCCAATGTGTTGCTCAAGAAACACCCCAGTGAGGTCGAGATTTTCAACGATCTGGATGGTCGCGTGGTCAACTTGTTCCGTGTACTAAGGGATCAAGATAAGTTTGAAGAACTGAAGCGACTTGCAGAACTCACCCCCTATAGCCGTCAGCAGTTCGCGGAATTGTGCGAGATACCTGAGCCGACTGATCCGGTTGAGAAGGCGTATTGGTTTTTCGTCCGCTGCCGACAGGCTCGGGGCGGCATCGGCATGTCGAATATCACTGCCAATGCTTGGGCGACGAGTACCCGAACCAGGCGTGGCATGCCGGAGCCAATTTCAAAATACCTCTCTGCATTGGATGGACTCTCCGACGTTGCGGATCGGTTCCGCCGAGTCATGGTGGAATCGCTCCCTGCCATCGAGCTCATCAAAAAATACGATGGTCCAGAAGTGCTGTTCTATTGTGATCCTCCCTATCTCAGTTCAACTCGACACGATGGCAAAGCAGCAACCTACCACGTGGAGATGACCGATGCCGATCACGAAGCACTCCTGCTTCAACTTCAGAAGTGTGTCGGCAAGGTCGTACTCAGTGGCTATCCGTCACCACTCTACGACCGACTACTGAGCAATTGGCGACGCGTCGAACGGCCAATGAAGGTCCAGTTTTCAAATTCTGGTGCCGATCGTGTGGAAGTTCTTTGGATTGGGTAGTAAAGTTCCACTGGCAGGTAGTATTTAGTTTACATATCAACTTGTGTTCAAATGGGAATGGCAGTGAAGGCAGGGAAAATGACGATGAATACTGAAAACGCACAAAAAGATCAGGTTACCAAAGCGGCAGCGACAGAAAGCGAAATCCCATCGCAGGAAACGCGTCCCACTCCACCACCTGGAATTCAAGGAGCAGAAATAGAGCGATGGCGGACGTTTGAGCAAGATAAGTTGTTCCCTGTCACTCAAGCCGCATTCACAACCCAGCGTTTAGCTGTCTATTCCTACAAGATTAGAATAAGAAGTGACAATCTTCCACGAACCGTCTTTTTGGGATTTGACATAGATTGCGAATTTCCTCTACTGATTGTTTCCGCGACTGTGTGGTTAAAATCGCCCTATATCGGGAACAACGTGGAGTGGATTGAAGTGATTGAGTCACACAAGCGTGCCGGTTTCGCAACCGAGTTCTGGCATGGTCTCAAGGAACACCTTGGCGGAGAGTTGACTGGTACACCTGTCACCGAGTCGGGACATGGATTCCACAGCTCGTTGCAAGAGCAGAAATCACCAGTTTCAGCGTAGGGAACTCGCTAGCCCTCTGGCGATTAACGAGCGTGTCGCCAGGGTGGAGCATTGCCTCCAAAGCAAAAAAATTCCCGCCCGAATGCCAAGGCAGCAAGGCGGGCGTAGTCCGTAGTACTTGCGACTGCACATTCTTTGCTGACAGCCGAAGGCCAATCCTGGCAACGATGACATGCCGATCATTGAAAGTCGTCATTGCCCGGTTTCTACGCCATTCAGTTCAATCGTTAAGATGCTTCTTTCAGAAGAGCAGCTCGAAAGCCATTCTTGCGGACAAGACTTACCGTGAGTATCAAAAATGAAATCGAGATGTACTTCGAAACTATCTTCGAGCAATCTTAGAGCTCGTCGAAATTCTCATCGCTTCCCAAGAGCCCTTCGATCCGACTAGTCAACTCGGATCACGTGCTAATAGCTGACGATGGAGGTATCGACGAACCTTTCGAGCGGCGGCTGCTCAAGGTTTTGGAGCGACATCGACTCCAGGTCACCAAGCTCCCAGCCTTTCATGTTCAGGAAGCCACTAGTGGCATTCCTTCGGTGGTCGACCGTTACGTCTACCATCTGGCGACATCGCAGGTGCTCGTGGCGTTGTTTAACCATGCTCTAGATATGGTCGCATTCATGACCCTGCAGCAGGTTTCTCATGATCTGCCACCTTTGCCGCACTGCGTTGGCAAGTGCAGGAGGCGTTTTGGACTGCATCGGGGCATCCTATCGCGTCTAAATCACTAGGGCTCGATGCCCTCAAGCAATCGCCTTGGAGACTGCTCGCATCTCCGCTCTCGCCCTTTGCGACGGGTAGTTCGGTGGTCCCCCTTCGAGCAAACCCATGGCCAAAAAAAAGCTACCGAAGAACATTTTGCAGTACCTGATCCAAGAGGTTTGGCAGATTCCATCTGTTATGCGAGATCATTCGCATGTCGACACGTGTAACTGGCTCGACCATCCCGCTAAAGACGGTCAGATTCGAACCACCTGTCGCCAATGTGGCTGTTTCCTCGGCTACCGCCCCCGCAAGAGTGCCGAGCGGGGCTGGCGAACGATCAGTGCAAGACCACCAAAACCAAGTATCATATTCTCATGACCAAAGGAGTTGAACCCAATTGCTATCTCGCCGTAGACTCGACACGATGATGGAACTATGAGATGAGTGCATTATGTCCCTTGCACCAGTCGAACCGCCGGTAAGACTCCGAAAACGCGAGCAAAGCTATCTCGGGATTCAGCGAGACAAAGCACTGTGTGTCATCAACATCGATGAACTCACAAGACCTGAAACCCCAAGACCTTGCCGCCCCAAGGCACATCGACCTGAAGCTCGACTCGGACTCGTAAGCCAACTTGCTGGCGAGCACCTAGGACAAAGCTGCTTTCCTGGTGAAGGTCGACTTGAAGAGAGATGAAAGCTCAGAAACGAAGCGATTTCAAACGCTGGCGCGAAGAAGTCGATTAACCTTGCAACATAGCCCCATACAAGCCATACGAAGCTGCCCGGCTTTCACAAGGTAAAACCACTGAGGGAATCGGCGACCCGATGGAAATTGACACATGCAGTGGATTAGTCCATGCGTATGCCGGAAGAATTGTGTTGTTGGCCATTTTCCACGCCTCTTATATTTACTATGGACTGACACCTGGACGTTAATTCCTTAGCTGCTCAGGACTCGCCAGTGCGTCACCACAAACTTTCGCTGCCTAGGTTGTCTTCAGGCTGGCACAAGGTATCTTGAGCCTACGATGACGCCCCCCACACATGAGCAAATGGCCAACTTGCCCCTTGGCCGCTTCTTCAGCCATCTTCGGAATAACCAAAAATGTGGTTCTACGACGCAAACAAACTGGCAGGCGCAATTCTTAGGCTTTATTGCCCAGTCACTCTCTCGTATACGTCTGGAACAACTCTTCCGGACGGAGGCTTCATCCTGGCATGCAATCATGAGTCATACCTTGACCCTTGGTTTCTAGGGACTGTGTTTCCTCGCCGAATCCGTTTCCTCATTACGCATGAATGGTATTTCCGAAGCCGATGGTGGACTAACTTCTTTAGCGCACTGGGCACGATTCCTGTCAACCCCGCAAAACCGCTCTCAGCAATAAAGAGGGCCCGAGACCACTTGAAAAATGGTGATGTCGTCGGCATCTTTCCTGAAGGACAGATTTCATGGACGGGGGAGTTGCTGCCCTTCCAACCGGGATTGGATTTGCTGTCGAAAACTGCGGACAGTCCAGTTGTGCCTGTCGCCCTCGTAGGAGCGAGAAATGTTTTGCCTGCCAACTGCCGACTACCGAGACCAAGGAAAGTGAGTGTACTCATTGGCAACCCATTTCGTCGCACGGAGATTGCGCATAGCTACACCGAAACCTTCTTAAACGACTTCATTCGAAACGAGGTGTCGCGACTGCGCCTTTGTCTCTCGACGGTTTGCTGATTGGTTACTGAAGTAGAAACTTAACGAACCACGCTATCTGGAGCGAACAGTTCAATGGCATCATCACTCAAGTCGGCGGTCGCTCGGTCGCTCGCAGATGCCGACATCATCATCGGCGGATCGCGCGCGTGGGACATCACTGTGCACGACACCCGTATGTACACAGCCTTGGCGACATCAGGCTCTCTGGGGGCAGGCGAGTCTTACATGAACGGATGGTGGGACTGTGATGCACTTGACCAGATGGCAGAGCGGTATCTCCGCAGCATCTCAACATCGAAAATTGCCGGTGGTCGCTTTTATGGCCTTCTTGAGCGCATCCGCGCGAAATACATCGACCTGCAAGTCGGCCTTGGTGGGCGAGAAATCGCCCGAGTTCACTACGACCTTCCGTCCGATCTGTTCGAGTCAATGCTCGGTCCAACCATGAATTATTCGTGCGGATATTGGCGCGAAGCCAATGATCTGACGACAGCTCAAAATGCGAAAATGCATTTAATCTGCCGAAAGCTTGGACTTCGGCCTGGAATGCGCGTCCTTGACGTTGGTTGTGGTTGGGGCGGTCTGATTCAGTTTGTGGTACGTGAATACTCATGCAGCGTGGTAGGAATAACGGTGTCGGCCGAGCAAGCACGCTACGCGTCGAAGAAATGCAACGCCTCTTCAAGCGAAGTTTATTTACTCGACTACCGTGACCTTCGGCCTGAGACTCACGGCACCTTTGATGCTATCACATCCGTTGGGATGCTTGAGCATGTCGGTCCCCGAAACTACGCTCGCTATTTCGACATTATGCGCCGACTCCT
This window of the Pirellula staleyi DSM 6068 genome carries:
- a CDS encoding WYL domain-containing transcriptional regulator is translated as MKKSLSRPKRAVPSEAPQGRSETDRRLRQADRLARILRLLQLLLSRGRWTRKDLALAQECSERTVYRDLQVLELAGIPIQLEPAGLYRIRHDFRFPSLPLSDDEALGQAVASVIAAGPGLDVTAGAAPVTKKIVATAGDELARVMHDAQQLILVLDLKLADHSRHREILRTIQWGLIHRKQLSGSYRSPHEEHAVTLQLHPYRLCLIKQAWYLIAANRDDATPRTYRVARFRTLRQLETSAQVPDGFDLKAYLGNAWSVFRGDTSYKIEVHFAKAAARLVTEGVWHSTQKIQKHPNGTVTLRFTVDGLQEILRWILGWGAHAAVIQPPELRQLVREQLEHTLRIYQP
- a CDS encoding agmatine deiminase family protein, which produces MIADRDANLVCVSGYLPTRHPQLFAELSAILRRHGVPLRILAGTRDIWAKDYAPLQVAAERFVQFTYAPDYLQHHPELRTEFDSERELPECLSLQQSPVIIDGGNVVSSGLKAILTDKIYRENQNWNRDALRNYLRTILELDQLIIVPKEPYDPIGHADGMVRFIDRDHVLMADYAGIDQPFEQRLLKVLERHQLQVTKLPALHVQEATRGIPSAVGCYINFLVTSQVLVAPVFDHALDTVAFTTLQQVFPDLPIAPLCCTELAREGGVLNCIAASYRV
- a CDS encoding DNA adenine methylase — encoded protein: MGKPMDNELNEQDLSGSGMIAQTTTSTFNGKGPDAPVAWYGGKYYLARWIIELLPDHRVYVEPYGGMANVLLKKHPSEVEIFNDLDGRVVNLFRVLRDQDKFEELKRLAELTPYSRQQFAELCEIPEPTDPVEKAYWFFVRCRQARGGIGMSNITANAWATSTRTRRGMPEPISKYLSALDGLSDVADRFRRVMVESLPAIELIKKYDGPEVLFYCDPPYLSSTRHDGKAATYHVEMTDADHEALLLQLQKCVGKVVLSGYPSPLYDRLLSNWRRVERPMKVQFSNSGADRVEVLWIG
- the cfa gene encoding cyclopropane fatty acyl phospholipid synthase, with translation MASSLKSAVARSLADADIIIGGSRAWDITVHDTRMYTALATSGSLGAGESYMNGWWDCDALDQMAERYLRSISTSKIAGGRFYGLLERIRAKYIDLQVGLGGREIARVHYDLPSDLFESMLGPTMNYSCGYWREANDLTTAQNAKMHLICRKLGLRPGMRVLDVGCGWGGLIQFVVREYSCSVVGITVSAEQARYASKKCNASSSEVYLLDYRDLRPETHGTFDAITSVGMLEHVGPRNYARYFDIMRRLLKPSGLLLVQSFGRERSEPVDRWINRYIFPNSYVPNGTELLTATRGRFIVEDWHNFGADYDRTLLAWHTNFENWAIDKWKVTAPKRYRMWRYYLLTFAAGFRVRDRVQLWQIVLSPEGVPKGYVSLR